One genomic window of Pseudomonas sp. LFM046 includes the following:
- a CDS encoding TetR family transcriptional regulator C-terminal domain-containing protein produces the protein MDTPRERQPRTNPDERREHLVRATLKCLVAEGHAGISVRRIAKEANVAIGLINHYFGSIDALVAQAYETLATEVNQILQTRINEAGDDPEARLDAFLTSYFSPVTLDPDLLSPWVVFWSLIRHSPQVNEAHERTYGGTLRMLEVLLSDLSRKEGFAIAKPRLAAVALSALLDGLWLEWCLNPANISAEDGLEISRRWVASLRGGAYA, from the coding sequence TTGGACACCCCCCGCGAAAGACAGCCCAGGACCAATCCCGACGAACGCCGCGAGCACCTCGTCCGGGCCACGCTGAAATGCCTGGTCGCCGAGGGGCACGCGGGGATTTCGGTGCGTCGCATCGCCAAGGAGGCCAATGTCGCCATTGGCCTGATCAACCACTACTTCGGCAGCATCGACGCGTTGGTCGCCCAGGCTTACGAGACGCTCGCCACCGAGGTGAACCAGATACTCCAGACGCGCATCAATGAGGCCGGCGATGATCCGGAAGCGCGCCTGGACGCCTTTCTCACCAGCTACTTTTCCCCGGTCACCCTGGACCCCGACCTGCTGAGTCCCTGGGTGGTGTTCTGGAGCCTGATACGCCATTCGCCGCAGGTGAACGAGGCCCACGAGCGCACCTACGGTGGCACGCTGCGCATGTTGGAAGTCCTGCTTTCCGATCTTTCGCGCAAGGAAGGCTTCGCCATCGCCAAGCCCCGTCTGGCTGCCGTCGCCCTCTCGGCGCTGCTGGATGGCCTGTGGCTGGAATGGTGTCTGAACCCGGCGAATATCAGCGCCGAGGATGGGCTGGAAATCAGCCGCCGCTGGGTCGCCAGCTTGCGGGGTGGGGCCTACGCCTGA
- a CDS encoding peptide chain release factor 3 produces the protein MTIQAAEVAKRRTFAIISHPDAGKTTITEKLLLMGKAIAVAGTVKSRKSDRHATSDWMEMEKQRGISITTSVMQFPYREHMINLLDTPGHEDFSEDTYRTLTAVDSALMVLDGGKGVEPRTIALMDVCRLRDTPIVSFINKLDRDIRDPIELLDEIEAVLKIKAAPITWPIGCYKDFKGVYHLAQDKVIVYTPGHGHERTEMKVIDKLDSDEARAHLGDLYERFVEELELVQGACHEFDKDEFLKGHMTPVFFGTALGNFGVDQVLDCIVDWAPKPLSRATHERSVEPTEEKFSGFVFKIQANMDPKHRDRIAFMRICSGKYEKGMKMRHVRIGKDVKIADALTFFSSEREQLDEAFAGDIIGLHNHGTIQIGDTFTEGEALGFTGIPHFAPELFRRVRLKDPLKSKQLRQGLQELAEEGATQVFFPERNNDIILGAVGVLQFDVVASRLKEEYKVECAYEAINVWSARWIDCKDEKKLKEFKDKAFENLAIDGGGHLTYLAPTRVNLNLMEERWPDVTFRATREHH, from the coding sequence ATGACCATTCAGGCCGCCGAAGTCGCGAAACGCCGCACGTTCGCCATCATTTCCCACCCCGACGCCGGTAAGACCACCATTACCGAAAAGCTGCTGCTGATGGGCAAGGCCATCGCCGTCGCCGGTACCGTGAAGTCGCGCAAGTCCGACCGGCACGCCACCTCCGACTGGATGGAGATGGAAAAGCAGCGCGGTATCTCCATCACCACCTCGGTGATGCAGTTCCCCTACCGCGAGCACATGATCAACCTGCTCGACACCCCCGGCCACGAAGACTTCTCGGAAGACACCTACCGCACCCTGACCGCGGTGGACTCCGCGCTGATGGTCCTCGACGGCGGTAAGGGCGTCGAGCCGCGCACCATCGCGCTGATGGACGTCTGCCGCCTGCGCGATACGCCCATCGTCAGCTTCATCAACAAGCTGGACCGCGATATCCGCGACCCCATCGAGTTGCTGGACGAAATCGAGGCGGTCCTGAAGATCAAGGCCGCCCCGATCACCTGGCCCATTGGCTGCTACAAGGACTTCAAGGGCGTGTATCACCTGGCCCAGGACAAGGTCATCGTCTACACCCCCGGCCACGGCCACGAGCGAACCGAGATGAAAGTCATCGACAAGCTCGACTCCGATGAGGCCCGCGCCCACCTGGGTGATCTCTACGAGCGTTTCGTCGAGGAACTGGAGCTGGTGCAGGGCGCCTGCCACGAGTTCGACAAGGACGAATTCCTCAAGGGCCACATGACCCCGGTGTTCTTCGGTACCGCTCTGGGCAACTTCGGTGTCGACCAGGTGCTGGACTGCATCGTCGACTGGGCGCCCAAGCCCCTGTCCCGCGCCACCCACGAGCGTAGCGTCGAGCCGACCGAGGAGAAGTTCTCCGGCTTCGTGTTCAAGATCCAGGCGAACATGGACCCGAAGCACCGCGACCGCATCGCCTTCATGCGCATCTGCTCGGGCAAGTACGAGAAGGGCATGAAGATGCGCCACGTGCGGATCGGCAAGGACGTGAAAATCGCCGACGCCCTGACCTTCTTCTCCAGCGAGCGTGAGCAACTGGACGAAGCCTTTGCCGGCGACATCATCGGCCTGCACAACCACGGCACCATCCAGATCGGCGACACCTTCACCGAAGGCGAAGCCCTGGGCTTCACCGGCATCCCGCACTTCGCCCCGGAACTCTTCCGCCGCGTGCGCCTGAAGGACCCGCTGAAGTCCAAGCAGCTGCGCCAGGGCCTGCAGGAACTGGCCGAGGAAGGCGCGACCCAGGTGTTCTTCCCCGAGCGCAACAACGACATCATCCTCGGCGCCGTGGGCGTGCTGCAGTTTGACGTCGTCGCCAGCCGCCTGAAGGAGGAATACAAGGTGGAGTGCGCCTACGAGGCGATCAACGTCTGGTCCGCGCGCTGGATCGACTGCAAGGACGAGAAGAAGCTCAAGGAGTTCAAGGACAAGGCCTTCGAAAACCTGGCCATCGACGGCGGCGGCCACCTCACCTACCTGGCTCCGACCCGCGTGAACCTCAACCTGATGGAAGAGCGCTGGCCGGACGTAACCTTCCGCGCCACCCGCGAGCACCACTGA
- a CDS encoding type III PLP-dependent enzyme — MSIKVEDYFSPETFQRMKAFADKHETPFVMIDKQTIADSYDQLVSCFPFAKIYYAVKANPATEITELLREKGSNFDIASIYELDKVMKTGVGPERISYGNTIKKARDIRYFYEKGVRLFATDSEADLRNIAKAAPGSKVYVRILTEGSTSADWPLSRKFGCNPDMALDLLILAKQLGLVPYGVSFHVGSQQRDIDVWDAAIAKVKVIFERLKEEDGITLQMINMGGGFPANYIQRTNSLETYAEEIIRFLKEDFGDELPEIILEPGRSLIANAGILVSEVVLVARKSRTAVERWIYTDVGKFSGLIETMDEAIKFPIWVEKKGEMEEVVIAGPTCDSADIMYENYKYGLPLNLAAEDRLYWLSTGAYTTSYSAVEFNGFPPLKAYYL, encoded by the coding sequence ATGTCGATCAAGGTCGAAGACTATTTCTCGCCCGAAACTTTCCAGCGTATGAAGGCGTTTGCCGACAAGCACGAAACCCCGTTCGTGATGATCGACAAGCAGACCATCGCCGATTCCTACGATCAACTGGTCAGCTGCTTCCCCTTCGCCAAGATTTACTACGCGGTGAAGGCCAACCCGGCGACCGAAATCACCGAACTGCTGCGCGAAAAAGGCTCCAACTTCGACATCGCGTCCATCTATGAGCTGGACAAGGTGATGAAGACCGGCGTCGGCCCGGAGCGCATTAGCTACGGCAACACCATCAAGAAAGCCCGCGACATCCGCTACTTCTACGAGAAGGGCGTGCGCCTGTTCGCCACCGACTCCGAAGCCGACCTGCGCAACATCGCCAAGGCCGCTCCGGGCTCCAAGGTCTACGTGCGTATCCTCACCGAAGGCTCCACCTCGGCTGACTGGCCGTTGTCGCGCAAGTTCGGCTGCAACCCGGACATGGCGCTGGATCTGCTGATCCTCGCCAAGCAACTGGGCCTGGTGCCTTACGGCGTGTCCTTCCACGTGGGCAGCCAGCAGCGCGACATCGACGTCTGGGACGCCGCCATCGCCAAGGTGAAGGTGATCTTCGAACGCCTGAAGGAAGAAGACGGCATCACCCTGCAGATGATCAACATGGGCGGTGGCTTCCCGGCCAACTACATCCAGCGCACCAACAGCCTGGAAACCTACGCCGAGGAAATCATCCGCTTCCTCAAGGAAGACTTCGGCGACGAGCTGCCGGAAATCATCCTGGAGCCGGGCCGTTCCCTGATCGCCAATGCCGGCATCCTGGTCAGCGAAGTGGTGCTGGTGGCGCGCAAATCGCGCACCGCCGTGGAGCGCTGGATCTACACCGACGTGGGCAAGTTCTCCGGCCTGATCGAAACCATGGACGAAGCCATCAAGTTCCCGATCTGGGTCGAGAAGAAAGGCGAGATGGAAGAAGTCGTGATCGCCGGCCCGACCTGCGACAGCGCCGACATCATGTACGAGAACTACAAGTACGGCCTGCCCCTGAACCTGGCCGCCGAAGACCGCCTCTACTGGCTGTCCACCGGTGCCTACACCACCAGCTACAGCGCGGTGGAATTCAACGGCTTCCCGCCGCTGAAGGCTTACTACCTGTAA
- a CDS encoding TonB-dependent siderophore receptor, translating into MEHQTAPLKLSSRNLLAAAIGLALSGLGSQAMAEAQGKAMQLDSVTVDGKREKPYKVERSASAKYAVPLLDTPQTITVVPQEVIQDQKALSLREVLSNVSGITFNAGEGGVGSGDSINIRGFSANSNMQIDGLRDSAQNNRTDTFNIEQVEVIKGPNSVFGGMGTTGGTVNQITKQPLGETFTRIGAGLGTDSYRRLTLDTNQPLEEVGNGSAFRLNLMAHENDVPERKQIERQRWGLAPSLALGLSEDTRLTLSYFHQTDDNQPDYGVPAFNGKRVSGVSRDAYFGFRNLDKEEISQNAFTLKLEHQFNDDLSLQSLTRYSQIHRDTVISAAHINIDKLPPGKYLPAGPQAYGRDVTSKMWINQTSLTANFDTLGFGHTLVGGLELSRETYDRDVYSYGLKFPSAGFELASPPGYWSGPTDKGTSSTVETRLIDRALYAFDTIALDEMWDLSLGLRYDWVDGDAENRSLTKGAWTTKGFSSSDERLSSRAGLVFKPTDFGRLYVAWGNSFNPSAENLATSGAGLSEATQKLGPEKNETWELGTKWELLDRRLGLDAAVFQVEKQNARVTMVNGSTAMAGDRRVQGFELAATGKLTDEWNLFANFTFLDSEVRKDANTPKGLATVGQALANTPPRSFNLWTTYDLPGNVRVGYGTRYVSERNLTSSNDRIKLDAYWLHNAMLGYKASENLDLQLNLNNLFDKDYVERVRTTLGDAARSSAIEYGDARSAVLSATLSF; encoded by the coding sequence ATGGAGCACCAAACCGCACCACTCAAGCTTTCGTCGCGCAACCTGCTGGCCGCCGCCATCGGCCTCGCCCTCTCCGGTCTGGGCAGCCAGGCCATGGCCGAAGCGCAAGGCAAGGCCATGCAGCTCGACAGTGTGACTGTCGATGGCAAGCGCGAGAAACCCTACAAGGTCGAGCGTTCGGCTTCTGCCAAGTACGCCGTACCCCTGCTGGACACGCCGCAGACCATCACGGTGGTGCCGCAGGAAGTGATCCAGGACCAGAAGGCGCTAAGCCTGCGCGAAGTGCTGTCCAACGTCTCTGGCATCACCTTCAACGCCGGGGAAGGGGGCGTCGGTTCGGGCGACAGCATCAACATCCGCGGCTTTTCCGCCAACTCCAACATGCAGATCGACGGCCTGCGCGACAGCGCGCAGAACAACCGCACCGACACCTTCAACATCGAGCAGGTGGAGGTGATCAAGGGCCCCAACTCGGTATTCGGCGGCATGGGTACCACCGGCGGCACGGTCAACCAGATCACCAAGCAACCGCTGGGCGAAACCTTCACCCGCATCGGCGCGGGCCTGGGCACCGACAGCTACCGCCGCCTGACCCTGGACACCAACCAGCCGCTGGAGGAGGTCGGCAATGGCAGCGCCTTCCGCCTCAACCTGATGGCCCACGAGAACGACGTGCCCGAGCGCAAGCAGATCGAACGCCAGCGCTGGGGGCTCGCGCCATCCCTGGCGCTGGGGCTGAGCGAGGACACGCGCCTGACCCTGAGCTACTTCCACCAGACCGACGACAACCAGCCCGACTACGGCGTGCCCGCCTTCAATGGCAAGCGGGTGTCCGGCGTCAGCCGCGATGCCTACTTCGGCTTCCGCAACCTGGACAAGGAAGAGATCAGCCAGAACGCCTTCACCCTCAAGCTGGAACATCAGTTCAACGACGACCTTTCGCTGCAGAGCCTCACCCGCTACAGCCAGATCCATCGCGACACGGTGATCTCCGCCGCCCATATCAATATCGACAAGCTGCCTCCGGGCAAGTACCTGCCGGCGGGGCCGCAAGCCTATGGGCGCGACGTCACCAGCAAGATGTGGATCAATCAGACCAGCCTGACCGCCAACTTCGACACCCTGGGGTTCGGCCACACCCTCGTCGGCGGCCTGGAGCTGTCCCGCGAGACCTATGACCGCGATGTCTATTCCTACGGTCTCAAGTTCCCGAGTGCCGGTTTCGAGCTGGCCAGCCCGCCGGGCTACTGGAGTGGGCCGACGGACAAGGGGACGTCCTCCACGGTGGAGACGCGCCTGATCGACCGGGCACTCTATGCCTTCGACACCATTGCCCTGGACGAGATGTGGGACCTGAGCCTGGGCCTGCGCTACGACTGGGTGGACGGCGATGCCGAGAATCGCAGCCTGACCAAGGGCGCCTGGACCACCAAGGGCTTCAGCTCCAGCGACGAGCGTCTGAGCAGCCGCGCCGGGCTGGTGTTCAAGCCCACCGATTTCGGCCGCCTCTATGTGGCCTGGGGCAACTCCTTCAACCCCTCGGCGGAAAACCTCGCCACCTCGGGTGCTGGCCTGAGCGAGGCGACCCAGAAGCTCGGCCCGGAAAAAAACGAGACCTGGGAGTTGGGCACCAAGTGGGAGCTGCTGGATCGTCGCCTGGGGCTGGATGCCGCTGTCTTCCAGGTGGAGAAGCAGAATGCGCGGGTCACCATGGTCAATGGTTCCACAGCAATGGCTGGTGATCGCCGGGTACAGGGGTTCGAACTCGCGGCGACCGGCAAGCTCACCGACGAGTGGAACCTGTTCGCCAACTTCACCTTCCTCGACAGTGAAGTCCGCAAGGACGCCAACACGCCGAAGGGCCTAGCAACCGTAGGGCAAGCCCTGGCCAACACGCCGCCACGCTCCTTCAACCTGTGGACCACCTACGACCTGCCGGGCAATGTCCGCGTCGGCTATGGCACGCGCTACGTCAGCGAGCGAAACCTCACTTCGTCCAACGACCGGATCAAGTTGGACGCGTACTGGCTGCACAACGCCATGCTGGGCTACAAGGCCAGCGAGAACCTGGACCTGCAGCTGAACCTCAACAACCTGTTCGACAAGGACTATGTGGAGCGTGTGCGCACCACGCTGGGCGATGCCGCCCGCTCCTCAGCCATCGAATACGGCGATGCCCGCTCGGCCGTGCTCTCCGCAACGCTGTCCTTCTGA
- a CDS encoding Fe2+-dependent dioxygenase, translating into MMLTIPDVLTPEQVLKCRAALERASWQDGRKTAGHIAVGAKDNEQLAQDDPLAIEIGDFILERLVGNPQFMAAALPLKVLPPRFNRYTGGGTYGNHIDNSIFTVPGTPHRVRADLSATLFFSEPEDYEGGDLVVQDHFGSHLVKLPAGHLVLYPSGSLHRVEPVTRGARLASFFWIQSLVREDSQRAMLLELDESIQALTRQLPDSPELVRLTGLYHNLLRQWSNT; encoded by the coding sequence ATGATGCTGACCATCCCCGATGTGCTGACGCCCGAGCAGGTCCTGAAATGCCGCGCGGCGCTGGAGCGGGCCAGTTGGCAGGACGGCCGCAAGACGGCCGGGCACATCGCCGTCGGCGCCAAGGATAACGAGCAACTGGCGCAGGACGACCCGCTTGCCATCGAGATCGGCGACTTCATCCTCGAACGCCTGGTCGGCAATCCGCAGTTCATGGCCGCCGCGCTGCCGCTGAAAGTGCTGCCGCCGCGCTTCAACCGCTATACGGGCGGCGGCACCTACGGCAACCACATCGACAACTCCATCTTCACTGTCCCGGGCACGCCGCACCGGGTGCGCGCCGACCTGTCCGCGACCCTGTTCTTCAGCGAACCGGAGGACTATGAGGGGGGCGACCTGGTGGTGCAGGACCATTTCGGCAGCCACCTCGTGAAGCTGCCTGCCGGGCACCTGGTGCTGTATCCGAGCGGCAGCCTGCACCGGGTCGAGCCGGTCACGCGCGGTGCGCGGCTGGCGTCCTTCTTCTGGATCCAGAGCCTGGTCCGTGAGGACAGCCAGCGGGCGATGCTGCTGGAACTGGACGAAAGCATCCAGGCACTGACCCGCCAATTGCCGGACAGCCCGGAGCTGGTGCGCCTCACCGGCCTCTATCACAACCTGCTGCGGCAGTGGTCGAACACCTGA
- a CDS encoding alpha-hydroxy acid oxidase — protein sequence MTPLPKLQQIPADIAAVVDYEPFARERMAPQAWAYLVGGAADELTLGDNLAAFGRVRLLNRVLEDLKGGHTRLQLCGLDLDYPILLAPVAFQKLAHPDGELASVLGASAMGAAMVVSTQASISLEAIAQAAQTPLWFQLYIQPDREFTRELVRRAEAAGYRALVVTVDAPVNGMRNREQRAGFTLPEGVEAVNLRGMRNLPPSVAQPGASPLFGSPLLAHAPTWKDLEWLQSLTRLPVLVKGVMSARDAARAVVQGIAGIVVSNHGGRTLDTLPATLDVLPALAQAVAGRVPLVLDGGVRRGTDVLKALALGASAVMIGRPYVHGLATAGASGVAHVLHMLRSELEVAMALTGCPTLAEIDASVIWR from the coding sequence ATGACGCCCCTTCCGAAACTTCAGCAGATACCCGCCGACATCGCTGCGGTCGTCGACTACGAGCCCTTCGCCCGCGAGCGCATGGCGCCCCAGGCCTGGGCCTACCTAGTCGGAGGCGCGGCAGACGAACTCACCCTGGGGGACAACCTGGCGGCCTTCGGCCGTGTGCGGTTGCTCAACCGGGTGCTGGAAGACCTCAAGGGCGGTCACACGCGCTTGCAACTCTGCGGCCTCGACCTGGACTACCCGATCCTTCTGGCACCGGTGGCGTTCCAGAAGCTGGCCCACCCGGACGGCGAACTGGCCAGCGTACTCGGCGCCTCGGCCATGGGCGCGGCCATGGTGGTCAGCACCCAGGCCAGCATCAGCCTGGAGGCAATCGCCCAGGCGGCGCAGACGCCGCTCTGGTTCCAGCTCTATATCCAGCCTGACCGTGAGTTCACCCGCGAACTGGTTCGGCGCGCCGAAGCGGCGGGCTACCGGGCGCTGGTGGTCACGGTGGATGCGCCGGTGAATGGCATGCGCAACCGCGAGCAGCGTGCCGGTTTCACCCTTCCTGAAGGCGTCGAGGCGGTGAATCTGAGGGGCATGCGCAACTTGCCACCCAGCGTCGCCCAGCCGGGCGCCAGCCCGCTGTTCGGCAGTCCGCTGCTGGCCCATGCACCGACCTGGAAAGACCTGGAGTGGCTGCAATCCCTTACCCGGCTGCCGGTGCTGGTGAAGGGCGTGATGAGCGCCCGGGACGCCGCGAGGGCGGTAGTGCAGGGCATTGCAGGGATAGTGGTTTCCAACCATGGCGGCCGCACCCTGGACACACTGCCCGCCACCCTGGATGTGTTGCCTGCCCTGGCGCAGGCCGTCGCCGGGCGGGTGCCGCTGGTGCTGGATGGCGGCGTCCGCCGTGGCACCGATGTGCTCAAGGCCCTGGCCCTGGGTGCCAGCGCCGTGATGATCGGTCGCCCCTACGTCCATGGCCTGGCCACGGCAGGCGCCTCTGGGGTGGCCCATGTGCTGCACATGCTGCGCTCGGAGCTGGAGGTGGCCATGGCGCTGACCGGCTGCCCGACCCTGGCCGAGATCGACGCTTCAGTGATCTGGCGCTAG
- a CDS encoding TonB-dependent siderophore receptor, with product MSKKNNLPQRALLASAIGLATVSTTGLAIAAEQGKLELGTVNVDGKSSEKSYKVEESASAKFTAPLLDTPQTITVVPKEVIKEQQALSLRQVLSNVSGITFNAGEGGGGSGDSINIRGFSANNNIQIDGLRDSAQTSRTDTFNIEQVEVIKGPNSVFGGAGTTGGSINIISKQPMDRAFTTLGGGLGTDNYHRLTLDANQPLDEVGTGSAFRVNLMAHENDVPGRDEIDRERWGVAPSLRLGLNDATRLTLSAFHQTDDNLPDYGVPARDGKKLAGVSREDYFGWDNLDKDEIEQNAFTANLEHDFNDNLRLQNLTRYSRIDRDTIVSASHVNIEGVPPGRYRPAGPQASGRDTTTEMWINQTNLRASFDTFGLGHELVTGAEISREDFDLKSYNHGLGNAVYPSNGFDLSNPPGHWVGPVNKTTTGFTENQLDDKALYVFDTIALNEQWDFNAGLRYDWFKGHSDTFGATHQQTGDFTSRDEELSSRVGLVYKPVENGRFYVAWGNSFNPSAESIASNGGGLNANTENLDPEENETWELGTKWEVLDGRLELDGALFRVEKTNARETMADGSTQLAGKQRVEGVELGLTGHITEQWDVFANYTFQSSETLEAADTAAGIAREGQALANTPPRSFNLWTTYELPEGWTLGYGARYVSERNVSSSTTAKLDAYWVHNAMVGYKVSRNLDLQLNVNNLFDKDYVERVRQQNGTDARSSAIEYGDARSAILTASYSF from the coding sequence ATGAGCAAGAAGAACAATCTGCCGCAACGTGCCCTCCTGGCATCCGCCATCGGTCTCGCCACCGTTTCGACCACCGGCCTGGCTATCGCCGCCGAGCAGGGCAAGCTCGAACTCGGGACCGTCAATGTCGATGGCAAGAGCAGCGAGAAGTCCTACAAGGTCGAGGAATCCGCCTCCGCCAAGTTCACCGCGCCGTTGCTGGACACTCCACAGACCATCACCGTGGTGCCCAAGGAAGTCATCAAGGAACAGCAGGCGTTGAGCCTGCGCCAGGTGCTGTCCAACGTCTCCGGCATCACCTTCAATGCTGGGGAAGGCGGTGGCGGTTCCGGTGACAGCATCAACATTCGCGGCTTCTCCGCGAACAACAACATCCAGATCGACGGCCTGCGCGACAGTGCCCAGACCAGCCGTACCGATACCTTCAACATCGAGCAGGTCGAGGTCATCAAGGGCCCGAACTCGGTGTTCGGCGGCGCCGGCACCACTGGCGGCAGCATTAACATCATCAGCAAGCAGCCCATGGACCGCGCCTTCACCACCCTGGGCGGCGGCCTCGGCACCGACAACTACCACCGCCTGACCCTGGACGCCAACCAGCCGCTGGATGAAGTGGGTACCGGCAGCGCCTTCCGCGTGAACCTGATGGCCCACGAGAACGATGTGCCCGGCCGCGACGAAATCGATCGCGAGCGCTGGGGTGTCGCACCGTCCCTGCGCCTGGGCCTCAACGACGCTACCCGCCTGACCCTGAGCGCCTTCCATCAGACCGACGACAACCTGCCGGACTACGGCGTGCCGGCCCGTGACGGCAAGAAGCTTGCGGGTGTCAGCCGCGAGGACTACTTCGGCTGGGATAACCTGGACAAGGACGAGATCGAGCAGAACGCCTTCACGGCGAACCTCGAGCACGATTTCAACGACAACCTGCGTCTGCAGAACCTGACCCGCTACAGCCGCATCGACCGCGACACCATCGTCTCGGCGTCGCATGTGAATATCGAGGGCGTTCCGCCGGGCCGCTACCGTCCAGCAGGTCCGCAGGCTTCCGGGCGCGACACCACCACCGAGATGTGGATCAACCAGACCAACCTGCGCGCCAGCTTCGACACCTTCGGCCTGGGCCATGAGCTGGTCACCGGCGCCGAGATTTCTCGCGAGGACTTCGACCTCAAGAGCTACAACCACGGTCTGGGCAACGCGGTGTACCCGTCGAATGGCTTCGACCTGTCGAACCCGCCCGGCCACTGGGTCGGCCCGGTAAACAAGACCACCACCGGATTCACCGAGAACCAGCTGGACGACAAGGCGCTGTATGTCTTCGACACCATCGCCCTGAACGAGCAGTGGGACTTCAACGCCGGCCTGCGTTACGACTGGTTCAAGGGGCACAGCGATACCTTCGGTGCGACCCACCAGCAGACCGGCGACTTCACTTCCAGGGACGAAGAGCTCAGCAGCCGCGTCGGCCTGGTCTACAAGCCGGTGGAAAACGGCCGCTTCTATGTGGCCTGGGGCAACTCCTTCAACCCCTCCGCGGAAAGCATCGCCTCCAACGGTGGCGGTCTGAACGCGAACACCGAAAACCTGGATCCGGAAGAGAACGAGACCTGGGAACTGGGCACCAAGTGGGAAGTGCTGGATGGTCGCCTGGAGCTGGACGGTGCGCTGTTCCGCGTGGAGAAGACCAATGCGCGTGAAACCATGGCCGATGGTTCGACCCAGCTGGCTGGCAAGCAGCGTGTCGAAGGGGTGGAACTGGGCCTGACCGGCCACATCACCGAGCAGTGGGACGTGTTCGCCAACTACACCTTCCAGTCGAGTGAGACCCTCGAGGCCGCCGACACCGCTGCGGGGATCGCTCGCGAAGGCCAGGCGCTGGCCAACACCCCACCGCGCTCCTTCAACCTGTGGACCACCTACGAACTGCCGGAAGGCTGGACCCTGGGCTACGGCGCGCGCTACGTGAGCGAACGTAACGTCAGCTCCAGCACCACCGCCAAACTGGACGCCTACTGGGTGCACAACGCCATGGTCGGCTACAAGGTCAGCAGGAATCTGGACTTGCAGCTGAACGTGAACAACCTGTTCGACAAGGACTACGTGGAGCGTGTGCGTCAGCAGAACGGTACCGACGCGCGCTCTTCCGCCATCGAATACGGCGATGCCCGTTCGGCGATCCTGACCGCCAGCTACTCGTTCTGA